The following proteins come from a genomic window of Herpetosiphon gulosus:
- a CDS encoding transglycosylase domain-containing protein, which yields MRQTRNAISRRQRRTTRFIPSRLGNKQAPRPMGRRIVLAFVGLLVAGLVLMGVAGVAIAVTYNGIAANLKPRLDQIHTYTAFQPSKIYDRNGTLLYEFVGEGRRTPVNLDEVSKHLINATVAAEDASFFENPGVNYFSIARATYANITQQSVGAGGASTITQQVVRLIVLTPEERQDPNIYSRKVKEIILAQELNTVYSKNEILELYLNEIPYGNLSYGIQAAAQNYFGVDAKDLDIAQSSLLGGIPQLPTTYNPMPWLDDNLLLKGIKLPKDVWLDPLYDLSNDIKGEIAPPKGRQIEVLRQMVKNNYLTEREARAAVAKDLQFAKPEVSLLAPHFVFYVKDYLQQRYGAEVVSNGGLSITTTLDLETQNLAQTIAYTRIQELNADNRNIHNAAVVVMQPNTGQILGMVGSIGYDLSEATSTPGEEGNVLDGKVNVTTALRQPGSALKPFTYLSGMEQYVATDGARGITPASVLWDVPTIFNPRGVKYEPQNFDNQFHGPLRARTAVANSLNIPAVKGLKAAGIPETLDLLHRLGISPNVLANDPGYYGLALTLGGGEVTPLDLATAYNTVASGGRYFAPTPILKITDARGKTLEEFKPTPLANPESDAVSDTSKCVIPEGEDYQLGARVPNGTQCVDGRLNYIITNMISDNEARRPIFGLNSILKLSQPSAVKTGTTNDFRDAWASGFTPFVTVTVWTGNNNNEQTAQVESTQGGGVIWARTMEAIFANEKIMNRLAGFYGGIENMPQSFEKSYPGVYRESICEIPGPFGGRTDELFIDGLDAGGKCDLYEKVSVVRLTVTDAEGKETSTYCRPVEGAEYPEGAISSIYVWKLPESNDDERIDLSKWKGYTSDRGNSGNDENEPVALDPDKLPSCDTIAPTPTPGTPTPDPLTPTIPVLGPGQVLMPSLVGFGENQARQQLMSLGFTPDKIVVDYQGRDRLGPVFDQYPAYAVVSSLPGVGAVVDLNTVIILGIRSPDGSQPTTAPPATGQPTTAPPPVNPTPALPLPTTIIIQPSPVEPSPVPEQPQPTPVVTP from the coding sequence AGCAAGCTCCACGCCCCATGGGCCGCCGTATTGTGCTGGCCTTTGTGGGCTTGTTGGTGGCTGGGCTAGTGCTGATGGGCGTGGCTGGGGTAGCCATTGCCGTTACCTACAACGGTATTGCCGCCAACCTCAAGCCGCGACTTGATCAAATTCATACCTATACGGCCTTTCAGCCATCGAAAATTTACGATCGCAATGGCACGTTGCTGTATGAATTTGTTGGCGAAGGGCGGCGTACTCCGGTTAATCTTGATGAAGTTTCTAAGCATTTGATTAACGCAACGGTTGCCGCCGAAGATGCTTCGTTCTTCGAAAATCCAGGCGTAAACTATTTTAGTATTGCGCGGGCCACCTACGCCAACATCACCCAGCAAAGCGTGGGCGCTGGCGGTGCTTCAACCATTACCCAACAGGTTGTGCGCTTGATCGTGCTGACCCCCGAGGAACGCCAAGATCCTAACATCTATAGCCGTAAGGTCAAAGAAATTATCTTGGCCCAAGAGTTGAACACGGTTTATAGCAAAAACGAAATTCTCGAACTGTATCTGAATGAAATTCCCTATGGCAACTTGTCGTATGGCATTCAGGCTGCCGCCCAAAATTATTTCGGGGTTGATGCCAAGGATTTGGATATTGCTCAATCGTCGTTGCTCGGCGGGATTCCCCAATTGCCCACGACCTATAATCCCATGCCGTGGCTCGACGATAATTTGCTGCTTAAAGGAATCAAATTACCCAAAGATGTTTGGCTTGATCCGCTTTACGATTTGAGCAACGATATCAAAGGCGAGATTGCCCCACCCAAGGGTCGCCAGATCGAAGTGCTGCGCCAAATGGTCAAGAATAATTATCTGACCGAACGCGAAGCCCGCGCGGCAGTAGCTAAAGATTTACAATTCGCCAAGCCTGAAGTCAGTTTGTTAGCACCACACTTTGTCTTTTATGTCAAAGATTATTTGCAACAACGCTATGGCGCTGAGGTGGTTTCAAATGGTGGTCTCAGCATCACCACCACCCTCGATTTGGAAACCCAAAATCTTGCCCAAACCATCGCCTACACCCGGATTCAAGAACTTAACGCCGATAATCGCAATATTCACAATGCGGCGGTGGTGGTGATGCAGCCCAACACAGGCCAAATTTTGGGCATGGTTGGCTCGATTGGCTATGATCTTTCCGAGGCCACTTCAACCCCTGGTGAAGAAGGCAACGTGCTAGATGGTAAAGTCAATGTAACCACAGCTTTGCGTCAACCAGGCTCGGCCTTGAAACCATTCACCTATCTCTCGGGGATGGAGCAATATGTGGCGACCGACGGCGCACGCGGGATTACGCCTGCCAGTGTGCTCTGGGATGTGCCAACAATTTTCAATCCACGCGGGGTCAAATACGAACCGCAAAACTTTGATAATCAATTTCATGGGCCATTACGGGCACGCACTGCGGTCGCCAACTCGCTGAATATTCCAGCCGTCAAGGGCTTGAAAGCCGCTGGAATTCCCGAAACGCTTGATTTATTACACCGTTTGGGCATTTCGCCAAATGTTTTGGCCAACGACCCAGGCTATTACGGTTTGGCCTTGACCCTTGGTGGTGGCGAAGTTACCCCCTTGGATTTGGCGACAGCCTATAACACGGTTGCTAGCGGTGGCCGCTATTTTGCGCCAACCCCAATTCTCAAAATTACTGATGCCCGTGGCAAAACCTTGGAAGAATTCAAGCCCACGCCATTGGCTAACCCCGAAAGCGATGCGGTCAGCGATACCAGCAAGTGTGTGATTCCTGAGGGCGAAGATTATCAATTGGGTGCGCGAGTTCCCAATGGAACCCAATGTGTTGATGGTCGTTTGAATTACATCATCACCAATATGATCAGCGATAACGAAGCACGTCGCCCAATTTTCGGCCTGAATAGCATTTTGAAGCTCTCGCAACCATCGGCGGTCAAAACTGGCACAACCAACGACTTCCGCGATGCATGGGCTTCGGGCTTCACGCCATTTGTCACCGTCACCGTTTGGACGGGCAATAACAACAACGAACAAACTGCCCAGGTTGAAAGTACCCAAGGTGGTGGGGTGATTTGGGCACGCACGATGGAAGCGATTTTTGCCAACGAAAAGATTATGAATCGCTTGGCAGGCTTCTATGGTGGCATCGAAAATATGCCCCAAAGTTTCGAAAAATCCTATCCCGGGGTCTATCGCGAAAGCATTTGTGAAATTCCCGGGCCATTCGGTGGTCGCACCGACGAGTTGTTTATCGATGGCTTGGATGCAGGCGGCAAGTGCGATCTCTACGAAAAAGTCTCGGTTGTTCGGCTAACCGTCACCGATGCCGAGGGCAAAGAAACCAGCACCTACTGCCGTCCAGTCGAAGGTGCTGAGTATCCCGAAGGGGCAATTTCATCGATTTATGTTTGGAAGTTGCCCGAAAGCAACGACGACGAACGGATCGATCTCAGCAAATGGAAGGGCTATACATCGGATCGTGGCAATAGCGGCAACGACGAAAATGAGCCAGTTGCGCTTGATCCCGATAAGTTGCCGAGCTGCGATACGATTGCCCCAACCCCAACGCCTGGCACACCAACGCCTGATCCACTGACTCCAACCATACCAGTGCTGGGGCCAGGCCAGGTCTTGATGCCTAGTTTAGTTGGTTTTGGTGAAAATCAAGCTCGCCAACAGTTGATGAGTTTGGGCTTTACCCCCGATAAGATCGTGGTCGATTATCAAGGCCGCGATCGGCTTGGACCAGTCTTTGATCAATATCCAGCCTATGCTGTGGTCAGTAGCCTGCCCGGGGTTGGCGCGGTGGTTGATCTGAACACCGTAATTATTTTGGGCATTCGCTCGCCTGATGGCAGCCAG